The Candidatus Methylomirabilota bacterium genomic sequence CGTCCCCGGATCGGCGCGCGCGATCTGATCGTCGTCGGCACGTTCCTGTTCACCGGCCAGTTCCTCTTCCAGTTCTTCGGCATCGCGGCGGGAACGCCACCCGGCCTGGCCGCGGTGGTCGTCCAGACCCAGGGCCTGTTCACCATTCTGTTCTCCGCCCTCGCGCTCGGGGAGCGGCCGACCCGCCGGCAGTGGATCGGCGGCGCGCTGGCTTCGGCGGGTCTGGTGCTCATCGCGACCACGGTGGGCGCCGATCTCACCGCGGTTGGGCTCACGCTGTCCGCGCTCTCGGCCGTGAGCTGGGGGGTGGGCAACGTGCTGGTGAAGCGGCTGCCGCCGCCCATCGACGTCCTGGGGCTGATGGTGTGGATGAGCCTCGTGCCGCCGCTGCCCGCCCTGCTGCTCGCGGCCTGGCTCGACGGTCCCCGCGCGCTTGCGCGGGCGATACCCGGCGCGTCGTGGCTCGGTCTCGGCGCGGTCCTGTACCTGGGCGTGGTGGCCACCATCGTGGGCTACGCGATCTGGGGCCGGCTCCTGCGCCGCTACCCGGCGGGCACCGTCGCGCCGTTCGCGCTGCTCGTGCCCTTCGTCGCCGCGCTGGGCTCCTCGCTGGCGTTCGGCGAGCGCTTCGGGGCGCCGAGGCTCGCGGGCATGGCCCTGGCGCTGGTGGGCCTCGCGGTGATCGTCACCGCGCGCTCCGCCCCGACGACCGACCCGGCCGCCGCTTCCCGGTAAACCTTACGGCGCGGCCGACGCCTCGGGCACGCGCCCGGCGCATTCGGCGCGCCGGGGACGCGATCCGCCGGTTGCACGAGAAATGCTACGTCGGTCCGCCAAGGAGGTCGACCCCATGCTCACCCCGGCCAGCGCATTCAAAGGGCTCGCGATCGCGGCCACCGACGGAGACGTCGGCAGCGTTCGCGATCTGTACTTCGACGACCTCACGTGGACCGTGCGCTACCTGGTGGTCGACACCGGGAGCTGGCTGGCCGGACGTCAGGTGCTGATCTCCCCGCTCTCCGTGCGAGGGGAGAGCCAGGGCGATCGGGTGGCGGTGAACGTCTCGCGCGCGCAGGTGGAGAACAGCCCGTCCGTCGACACGGACAAGCCGGTCGACCGCCAGCAGGAGGAAGCCCTCGCGCGCTACTACGATCAGCGCTTCTATTGGGAAGGCCCGTATCGCTGGGGGCTGCTCGCGTATCCCGGCATGCCGCCGACCCCGGCGGACGCGGTGCCCATCTCGCCCGAGCTGGTGCCCGCCGATCTCGCCGCGCGCGAGATGGCCCCGACCGGCGACCCGACGCTGCGCAGCACCCGCGACGTCAGCGGCTATTCGATCGCGGCGCGCGACGGCGACATCGGCCACGTCGAAGACTTCCTCGTCGACGGACGCGCGTGGGCGATTCGCTACATGGTGGTCGACACCCGCAACTGGTGGCCGGGCAAGAAGGTGGTGCTCTCACCCGAGTGGATCACCACGGTGAGCTGGCCGGACTCGACCGTCCGCGTCGATTCGACCCGGGACGCGATCAAGGCAGCTCCCGAGTACGATCCGGCCCGCCCGTTCGAGCGCGACTACGAGCGGCGGCTCTTCGAGCACCACGGCCGGCGCAAGTACTGGGAGTGGGAGAACCGCTGAGCGCGTCAACGAAACGAACACCCGGTAGCGGTTACCGGGAAGAAAATTCTGTCGCGGCGTCTCGTGCCTGGCGATTCGACGTCGTGAGCGGCCGATTGTCGCGCACTCAACCGAGACGTCCTTGGCACATCGCTTGCTCCTCTCGGCGGAGCTTGGCAACTCTATGAAGAAGCGGGACGGGCGTCGCGAGCACCTCGTGCATTTCTACGAGGACGATGGACTGCTGATCGACCGCCTCGGCGAGTTCGTGGCCAGCGGCCTCAAGGCCGGCGACGCAGCGCTCATCATCGCGACGGCCGAGCATCGCGCCGGCCTCGACGAGCGCCTGCGCGCACTGGGCTGGGACGTGGACGAGGCCACCGCGACGGGGCAATTCCTCACGGTGGACGCCGCCGGCACCCTGGCCCGCATCGTCGTGGACGGCGCGCCCGACGAGGGCCGCTTCCGCGACGTCGTCGGCGAGCTGCTGGGCCGGGTCGGCGGCGGCGGGCCCACGCGCGTGTTCGGAGAGATGGTCGGGCTGCTCCTGAGCGCGGGCAACGCCCCCGCGACGATCCGGCTCGAAGAGCTCTGGAATCAGCTGCTCGCGGAGCGTTCGTTCAGTCTCTTCTGCGCGTATCCGATGCGCCAACTCGGCGGGCAGCAGTTCGCCGAGCCGGTGGACGCGGTTTGCCGGCAGCACGACCACATCGTGCCCGCGGAGAGCTACCCGCGCGACGAGCCCCCGCGAGGGCGCCGGAGCGCCATC encodes the following:
- a CDS encoding EamA family transporter; this translates as MTPVHLALAISVVVIWGVAFVATRLALDDFSPPALTALRFLVAAVPVAFLPRPRIGARDLIVVGTFLFTGQFLFQFFGIAAGTPPGLAAVVVQTQGLFTILFSALALGERPTRRQWIGGALASAGLVLIATTVGADLTAVGLTLSALSAVSWGVGNVLVKRLPPPIDVLGLMVWMSLVPPLPALLLAAWLDGPRALARAIPGASWLGLGAVLYLGVVATIVGYAIWGRLLRRYPAGTVAPFALLVPFVAALGSSLAFGERFGAPRLAGMALALVGLAVIVTARSAPTTDPAAASR
- a CDS encoding PRC-barrel domain-containing protein, with protein sequence MLTPASAFKGLAIAATDGDVGSVRDLYFDDLTWTVRYLVVDTGSWLAGRQVLISPLSVRGESQGDRVAVNVSRAQVENSPSVDTDKPVDRQQEEALARYYDQRFYWEGPYRWGLLAYPGMPPTPADAVPISPELVPADLAAREMAPTGDPTLRSTRDVSGYSIAARDGDIGHVEDFLVDGRAWAIRYMVVDTRNWWPGKKVVLSPEWITTVSWPDSTVRVDSTRDAIKAAPEYDPARPFERDYERRLFEHHGRRKYWEWENR